One genomic segment of Occultella kanbiaonis includes these proteins:
- a CDS encoding substrate-binding domain-containing protein — protein MLTEERRARIAAELQASGAVEVRELAERFDVSVITIRRDLASVVASSPQSRRVRGGAVREPAWAASERSRGRSARSPRETAPDGEGALVGIVVPARDYYYRAVVDGAHDEADRLGLRLLLGVSDYSREDEVTLVERMLARGVDALLVTPARTQTADARIYRLLADARVPVVLVEREVPDPFSGIESVHTDHALGMAAAMRHLIALGHRRIGLAMRPRNPTGPWLRAGMALARDEAGPSVLTFEHTVGPGTGEEYTRSLRQVLDSVRAAGESAVVVLSDHEAVDLADAAPAAGLRIPQDLAIVAYDDERAADATVPLTAVAPPKRDLGRLAVRMCADRFAERDAPGEQALSPRRQVLLPTLRVRASTTI, from the coding sequence GTGCTCACCGAGGAACGTCGCGCCCGCATCGCTGCGGAGCTCCAGGCCAGCGGCGCCGTGGAGGTTCGCGAGCTCGCCGAGCGGTTCGACGTCAGCGTGATCACGATCCGGCGCGACCTTGCGTCGGTGGTCGCCTCCTCGCCGCAGTCACGGCGGGTGCGCGGTGGCGCGGTTCGCGAACCGGCCTGGGCGGCCTCGGAGCGGTCGCGCGGTCGCAGCGCTCGCAGTCCTCGCGAGACGGCTCCCGACGGCGAGGGTGCCCTGGTCGGGATCGTCGTGCCGGCGCGGGACTACTACTACCGCGCCGTCGTGGACGGCGCCCACGACGAAGCGGACCGGCTCGGGCTCCGGCTGCTGCTCGGGGTGTCCGACTACTCGAGGGAGGACGAGGTGACCCTGGTCGAGCGGATGCTCGCGCGCGGCGTGGACGCCCTGCTCGTCACGCCGGCCCGGACCCAGACCGCGGATGCCCGCATCTACCGCCTGCTCGCCGACGCCCGGGTGCCGGTGGTGCTGGTCGAGCGCGAGGTGCCCGATCCGTTCTCCGGCATCGAGTCCGTGCACACCGACCACGCGCTCGGGATGGCGGCGGCCATGCGCCACCTCATCGCCCTCGGACACCGCAGGATCGGGCTCGCCATGCGCCCGCGCAATCCCACCGGGCCGTGGCTGCGGGCCGGGATGGCGCTCGCGCGCGACGAGGCCGGCCCGTCGGTGTTGACGTTCGAGCACACCGTCGGCCCGGGCACCGGCGAGGAGTACACCCGGAGTCTGCGTCAGGTCCTGGACTCGGTTCGCGCGGCCGGCGAGAGCGCGGTGGTGGTGCTCTCCGACCATGAGGCCGTCGACCTCGCCGACGCGGCACCGGCGGCGGGACTGCGGATCCCACAGGACCTGGCGATCGTCGCCTACGACGACGAGCGGGCCGCGGACGCCACGGTTCCGCTCACGGCCGTCGCGCCGCCGAAGCGCGATCTCGGACGTCTCGCCGTGCGGATGTGCGCAGACCGGTTCGCGGAGCGGGACGCACCGGGGGAGCAGGCCCTGAGCCCGCGCCGTCAGGTGCTGCTGCCGACGCTGCGGGTGCGCGCGTCCACGACGATCTGA
- a CDS encoding CehA/McbA family metallohydrolase has product MTTTHRLHLTIDDQIENRYLPVAFEVPPGSDSVEVRLSYDTSAGVLDLGCEGPGGWRGWSGGARSRFVITPTAATPGYLPGELEPGEWHVILGLHQLPGAGLDVVLEVDAPATGAVETEPAAAVEAGPPPGSTRGLPAPDGLTWFAGDFHAHTLHSDGAESIDQLAARAAAAGLDFLAVTDHNTTSHHPHLPGAGARHSVTLLPGQEVTTARGHANAFGDIGWIDFRESAQRWVHEVAARGGVLSVNHAVDGDCAWQHPLTTLPRALELWHISWFRDLTASFPWAFWARWGEVVPIGGSDFHKPGQGWTLGTPTTWVAATENTPEAIVAGVQAGRTSISVGVRPDATPDPLHTPMLLRLGEDLIALSAEGSVLVDIEGARRRITGPSVTVASSWGIGPYRLEDPDRRVLAICA; this is encoded by the coding sequence GTGACCACCACCCACCGGCTGCACCTGACCATCGACGACCAGATCGAGAACCGGTACCTGCCGGTCGCCTTCGAGGTGCCGCCGGGGTCGGACTCGGTGGAGGTCCGGCTGTCCTACGACACCTCCGCCGGCGTGCTCGACCTCGGCTGCGAGGGCCCGGGCGGGTGGCGCGGCTGGTCCGGCGGCGCCCGGAGCCGGTTCGTGATCACCCCCACCGCGGCCACGCCCGGGTACCTGCCCGGTGAGCTCGAGCCCGGCGAGTGGCACGTGATCCTCGGTCTGCACCAGCTGCCCGGTGCGGGGCTGGACGTCGTGCTCGAGGTCGACGCCCCCGCGACCGGTGCCGTCGAGACCGAACCGGCCGCCGCCGTCGAAGCGGGCCCGCCGCCCGGGTCCACCCGCGGCCTGCCCGCACCGGACGGCCTGACCTGGTTCGCGGGCGACTTCCACGCCCACACCCTGCACTCCGACGGTGCGGAGAGCATCGACCAGCTCGCCGCCCGCGCAGCCGCCGCGGGGCTCGACTTCCTCGCGGTCACCGACCACAACACGACCAGCCACCACCCACACCTTCCCGGCGCCGGCGCCCGGCACTCGGTGACCCTGCTCCCGGGCCAGGAGGTCACCACCGCCCGCGGGCACGCGAACGCGTTCGGGGACATCGGCTGGATCGACTTCCGCGAGAGCGCGCAGCGGTGGGTGCACGAGGTCGCCGCCCGCGGTGGCGTGCTCTCGGTGAACCACGCCGTCGACGGCGACTGCGCCTGGCAGCACCCGCTCACCACCCTGCCGCGGGCCCTGGAACTGTGGCACATCTCGTGGTTCCGGGACCTGACCGCCTCGTTCCCGTGGGCGTTCTGGGCGCGCTGGGGCGAGGTCGTTCCGATCGGCGGCTCGGACTTCCACAAGCCCGGTCAGGGCTGGACCCTGGGCACGCCGACCACGTGGGTGGCCGCAACGGAGAACACGCCGGAGGCGATCGTCGCCGGCGTGCAGGCCGGCCGGACCTCGATCAGCGTCGGGGTGCGCCCGGACGCCACCCCGGACCCGCTGCACACCCCGATGCTGCTGCGGCTCGGTGAGGACCTGATCGCGCTGTCGGCTGAGGGCTCTGTGCTCGTGGACATCGAAGGTGCCCGACGGCGGATCACCGGTCCCTCGGTCACGGTCGCCTCGTCCTGGGGCATCGGGCCGTACCGCCTCGAGGACCCGGACCGGCGGGTGCTCGCGATCTGCGCGTGA
- a CDS encoding ABC transporter ATP-binding protein, which produces MAAITTTALVKEYPGGVRGVDGVDVTIADGEFFALLGPSGCGKTTLLRSIAGLESITEGALQIGDRDVTDLEPGERGVAMVFQDYALFPHMDVADNIAYPLKIKRIAKVPRRRTATEVGDGLSLNGLMQRRPAQLSGGQQQRVALARAVATRPEVLLLDEPLSNLDARLRLEARTFLKELQRELGVTTVFVTHDQAEALALADRIAVMKAGRLQQVGTPREVFSRPVNTFVAGFIGSTPMNLLEAETADGAVRVAGATVPLPAGAQGRVSDGATVVWGARPEYLKWSTTPVEGGIEAEVSVIENLGASVLVSAHSGQTRLQLVLDEDDEPAPGDRGWVLATPRRSLLFDSETTDLIG; this is translated from the coding sequence ATGGCAGCCATCACCACCACCGCTCTGGTCAAGGAGTACCCGGGCGGAGTCCGCGGCGTCGACGGCGTCGACGTCACCATCGCCGACGGCGAGTTCTTCGCCCTCCTCGGCCCGTCCGGCTGCGGCAAGACCACCCTGCTCCGCTCGATCGCGGGCCTCGAGTCGATCACCGAGGGCGCCCTGCAGATCGGCGACCGGGACGTCACCGACCTCGAGCCCGGTGAGCGGGGCGTGGCCATGGTGTTCCAGGACTACGCGCTCTTCCCGCACATGGACGTCGCGGACAACATCGCCTACCCCTTGAAGATCAAGCGGATCGCCAAGGTGCCCCGCCGCCGGACGGCCACCGAGGTGGGCGACGGACTGTCGCTGAACGGGCTGATGCAGCGCCGGCCGGCTCAGCTCTCCGGTGGGCAGCAGCAGCGGGTCGCACTCGCCCGCGCCGTCGCCACCCGCCCGGAGGTGCTGCTCCTGGACGAGCCCCTGTCCAACCTGGACGCCCGGCTTCGCCTCGAGGCGCGCACCTTCCTGAAGGAGCTCCAGCGCGAGCTCGGCGTCACCACCGTGTTCGTGACCCATGACCAGGCGGAGGCGCTCGCCCTCGCCGACCGGATCGCGGTCATGAAGGCGGGCCGGCTGCAGCAGGTGGGCACGCCACGGGAGGTGTTCTCCCGGCCGGTGAACACCTTCGTGGCCGGGTTCATCGGATCCACGCCGATGAACCTCCTCGAGGCGGAGACGGCCGACGGCGCGGTCCGGGTCGCCGGGGCCACCGTGCCGCTGCCGGCCGGCGCGCAGGGCCGGGTCAGCGACGGCGCCACGGTGGTCTGGGGCGCCCGCCCGGAGTACCTGAAGTGGTCGACCACCCCGGTCGAGGGAGGCATCGAGGCAGAGGTGAGCGTCATCGAGAACCTCGGGGCGTCGGTGCTGGTCTCGGCGCACAGCGGCCAGACCCGGCTGCAACTCGTCCTGGACGAGGACGACGAGCCCGCACCCGGTGACCGGGGCTGGGTCCTCGCCACCCCCCGACGTAGCCTGCTGTTCGACTCCGAGACCACCGACCTGATCGGCTGA
- a CDS encoding carbohydrate ABC transporter permease, protein MTGEPVLPQASDGPAPRPATPAPSLGRRMVRHYLSRVLFVVAMGLVLAFFALPMLWLVTAPFDADPSLTVGWPDWTLANFARIAENRYALGSLRNSLILGLGTMALVLTLGSLAAYALSRVRIPGRDGLLYALLLLSSIVTGTAAMVPTFQLITQIGLINTQIGVILVLAGGVLPTVIFILKDFMDSIPKSYEESARLYGASPLQILTHVVVPTARPGLAFVAVWTVVQVWGNFLVPFLLLRTPESQPAAVLMYTFYTEGGQPDLRLLSAFSLVFSVPVIAMYFLVNRRYGFRFHGGIKS, encoded by the coding sequence ATGACGGGCGAACCCGTGCTGCCACAGGCATCCGACGGACCGGCCCCACGCCCGGCCACTCCCGCGCCGTCGCTCGGACGCCGGATGGTGCGGCACTACCTGTCCCGGGTGCTGTTCGTGGTCGCGATGGGCCTGGTGCTCGCGTTCTTCGCGCTGCCGATGCTGTGGCTCGTGACCGCCCCGTTCGACGCCGATCCGTCACTCACGGTCGGCTGGCCGGACTGGACCCTGGCGAACTTCGCCCGGATCGCCGAGAACCGGTACGCCCTCGGTTCGCTGCGCAACTCGCTCATCCTCGGCCTCGGGACCATGGCCCTGGTGCTCACCCTCGGCTCGCTCGCCGCGTACGCGCTCTCCCGGGTGCGGATCCCGGGCCGGGATGGGCTGCTGTACGCGCTGCTGCTGCTCTCCTCGATCGTCACGGGCACCGCGGCGATGGTCCCGACGTTCCAGCTGATCACCCAGATCGGGCTGATCAACACCCAGATCGGAGTGATCCTGGTGCTCGCCGGTGGCGTGCTGCCGACCGTCATCTTCATCCTCAAGGACTTCATGGACTCGATCCCGAAGTCCTACGAGGAGTCCGCGCGGCTGTACGGCGCCAGCCCGCTGCAGATCCTGACCCACGTGGTGGTGCCCACGGCCCGCCCGGGGCTCGCGTTCGTGGCGGTCTGGACCGTGGTCCAGGTCTGGGGCAACTTCCTGGTGCCGTTCCTGCTGCTGCGGACCCCGGAGTCCCAGCCGGCGGCCGTGCTGATGTACACCTTCTACACCGAGGGCGGGCAGCCGGACCTGCGCCTGCTCTCGGCCTTCTCGCTCGTGTTCTCCGTCCCGGTGATCGCGATGTACTTCCTCGTCAACCGCCGGTACGGATTCCGGTTCCACGGAGGGATCAAGTCCTGA